Proteins encoded by one window of Dendropsophus ebraccatus isolate aDenEbr1 chromosome 4, aDenEbr1.pat, whole genome shotgun sequence:
- the LOC138788583 gene encoding uncharacterized protein isoform X4 — protein sequence MSKCIVQLCTNTARKDLSSRGISMHEFPVDHQKIKHWLLLIGQNFGNLDAFANRILGARKTFRICSDHFSPDCYILMGNKLVLHDAAVPSIFPKIIDDSDLCIEDTSPPSKRARVDPLCQDYHTLLEAYNRQLADSSQPKYKDASTTTAVTSKDVSTRTDLYFHTRNIGTRTNPYQGMRSKKTFTDPKCCKKNAYTSTSHVWLIPPLERYVKMMDAATCTEPEFRSPSVAEPWKIRHDHMYPTDDLRSKKDSKSQDSSDESNKDSHIPLKDKENADRLVSERKFLVFESCLDELLQHLKCSYEDGCRATISGIEKHIDGTMLTVVGHCSKGHVSCLWHSQPVKGSTGIGDLICSSAVLFSGSSFLKVHEMFTFIGLPFISPVRYSVLQRKYIFPLLDCHWNKEQERNQFYFSHHPLSLVGDGQFGYFGKNSIYCTYTLLESTTKRILAFHIGQTTCPTSAVALEKYAYKTCLDSLLEEGFSIEAVCTDKRIALQKLMYDSYGDISYKYDLRKYCKAFRKKLMAASHKSGCAKIAEWIPDLTSHLRYCICSSRGQKQLIYEKWLSRLYHITGQHSWPDLKQFNACAHPQLTTEKNDKVPWLCPKDPAYQHLKEIMTDKMLLEDLNHITVLCHQGQMDLFHSLFLKYVPERTRFQPDALEVRTKLATLAYNYNTQRVHMAVRCRIHASYSSGFRHYNKMSLKKREHWVKRHVYGAKASAHIFPMISDVIRFSNKQIFHSWRPHQMSSCMT from the coding sequence ATGTCGAAGTGTATTGTACAACTCTGCACAAATACAGCACGTAAGGATCTGTCATCCAGAGGGATTAGCATGCATGAATTTCCTGTTGACCATCAGAAGATCAAGCACTGGCTTCTGCTGATAGGACAGAATTTTGGAAACCTAGATGCATTTGCTAACAGAATACTCGGAGCAAGGAAAACATTTCGTATTTGTTCTGACCATTTCTCTCCAGACTGTTACATCCTCATGGGCAATAAACTGGTCCTCCATGATGCGGCTGTGCCATCCATCTTCCCTAAAATTATAGATGATTCAGATTTATGCATTGAAGACACATCTCCCCCTTCTAAGAGAGCTCGGGTAGACCCTTTATGCCAAGACTACCACACGCTCCTTGAGGCATATAACCGTCAGTTGGCAGATTCTTCACAGCCTAAATACAAGGATGCCAGCACGACAACTGCTGTTACATCTAAGGATGTTAGCACGCGTACTGATCTGTACTTCCATACACGAAACATTGGGACAAGGACCAACCCATACCAGGGGATGAGATCTAAGAAAACATTCACTGATCCCAAATGTTGTAAAAAGAATGCATATACATCTACCAGTCATGTTTGGCTTATTCCACCTTTAGAACGTTATGTCAAGATGATGGACGCCGCTACATGTACTGAGCCTGAGTTCCGTAGTCCTTCTGTGGCAGAACCATGGAAAATAAGACATGATCACATGTATCCTACTGATGATTTGCGATCCAAAAAGGACTCGAAAAGTCAAGACTCCAGCGACGAGTCAAACAAAGATTCTCATATCCCTTTGAAAGATAAGGAGAATGCAGATCGACTAGTAAGTGAGCGGAAGTTTTTAGTTTTTGAATCTTGCCTGGATGAGCTCTTGCAACATTTAAAATGCTCCTATGAAGATGGATGCAGGGCGACCATTTCTGGGATTGAAAAGCATATCGATGGGACCATGTTGACCGTGGTGGGGCACTGTTCTAAAGGGCATGTTAGCTGTCTGTGGCATAGCCAACCTGTTAAGGGGAGCACAGGCATTGGGGACTTGATATGTTCCTCTGCTGTTCTCTTCAGTGGTAGCAGCTTCCTGAAAGTTCATGAAATGTTCACCTTCATAGGCCTTCCTTTCATCTCACCAGTCAGATATTCTGTTTTACAAAGAAAGTATATATTTCCACTCCTTGATTGTCATTGGAAtaaagaacaggagagaaatcaGTTCTATTTTTCCCATCATCCACTTAGTCTGGTAGGTGATGGACAGTTTGGTTATTTTGGTAAGAacagtatatactgcacataTACTTTGCTGGAGTCCACTACCAAAAGAATCCTTGCCTTCCATATAGGACAGACAACCTGCCCGACTTCAGCAGTGGCTTTGGAGAAATATGCATATAAGACCTGTTTGGATAGTCTTCTCGAGGAAGGGTTCTCCATTGAGGCAGTCTGTACAGATAAACGCATTGCTCTACAAAAACTTATGTACGATTCCTACGGTGACATCTCTTATAAATATGACTTAAGGAAATATTGCAAGGCATTCCGTAAGAAATTAATGGCAGCCAGTCACAAAAGCGGTTGTGCCAAAATTGCGGAATGGATTCCTGATCTTACAAGTCATCTGCGATACTGTATATGTTCAAGCCGAGGTCAAAAGCAGTTGATTTATGAAAAATGGCTGTCACGTCTTTACCATATAACAGGACAGCATAGTTGGCCTGACCTCAAACAGTTTAATGCTTGTGCCCATCCTCAGCTAACaacagaaaaaaatgataaagtTCCTTGGTTATGTCCAAAAGACCCAGCTTACCAACACCTGAAGGAAATAATGACTGACAAGATGCTCCTCGAGGACTTAAACCATATAACAGTGCTTTGTCACCAGGGGCAAATGGACCTTTTCCATAGCCTATTCCTAAAATATGTTCCAGAGAGAACACGCTTCCAGCCCGATGCCTTGGAGGTTAGGACTAAATTGGCCACACTGGCATATAACTATAACACTCAGAGAGTGCACATGGCTGTTCGTTGTCGCATTCATGCAAGTTATAGTAGTGGCTTCAGGCATTATAACAAGATgtctttgaaaaaaagagaacattGGGTTAAAAGACATGTATATGGAGCTAAAGCATCAGCGCACATATTTCCTATGATTTCCGACGTGATCAGATTTTCTAACAAACAGATTTTCCATAGCTGGAGACCACATCAGATGTCCTCCTGCATGACATAG
- the LOC138788583 gene encoding uncharacterized protein isoform X3: MVRVMSKCIVQLCTNTARKDLSSRGISMHEFPVDHQKIKHWLLLIGQNFGNLDAFANRILGARKTFRICSDHFSPDCYILMGNKLVLHDAAVPSIFPKIIDDSDLCIEDTSPPSKRARVDPLCQDYHTLLEAYNRQLADSSQPKYKDASTTTAVTSKDVSTRTDLYFHTRNIGTRTNPYQGMRSKKTFTDPKCCKKNAYTSTSHVWLIPPLERYVKMMDAATCTEPEFRSPSVAEPWKIRHDHMYPTDDLRSKKDSKSQDSSDESNKDSHIPLKDKENADRLVSERKFLVFESCLDELLQHLKCSYEDGCRATISGIEKHIDGTMLTVVGHCSKGHVSCLWHSQPVKGSTGIGDLICSSAVLFSGSSFLKVHEMFTFIGLPFISPVRYSVLQRKYIFPLLDCHWNKEQERNQFYFSHHPLSLVGDGQFGYFGKNSIYCTYTLLESTTKRILAFHIGQTTCPTSAVALEKYAYKTCLDSLLEEGFSIEAVCTDKRIALQKLMYDSYGDISYKYDLRKYCKAFRKKLMAASHKSGCAKIAEWIPDLTSHLRYCICSSRGQKQLIYEKWLSRLYHITGQHSWPDLKQFNACAHPQLTTEKNDKVPWLCPKDPAYQHLKEIMTDKMLLEDLNHITVLCHQGQMDLFHSLFLKYVPERTRFQPDALEVRTKLATLAYNYNTQRVHMAVRCRIHASYSSGFRHYNKMSLKKREHWVKRHVYGAKASAHIFPMISDVIRFSNKQIFHSWRPHQMSSCMT, from the coding sequence GTCCGAGTCATGTCGAAGTGTATTGTACAACTCTGCACAAATACAGCACGTAAGGATCTGTCATCCAGAGGGATTAGCATGCATGAATTTCCTGTTGACCATCAGAAGATCAAGCACTGGCTTCTGCTGATAGGACAGAATTTTGGAAACCTAGATGCATTTGCTAACAGAATACTCGGAGCAAGGAAAACATTTCGTATTTGTTCTGACCATTTCTCTCCAGACTGTTACATCCTCATGGGCAATAAACTGGTCCTCCATGATGCGGCTGTGCCATCCATCTTCCCTAAAATTATAGATGATTCAGATTTATGCATTGAAGACACATCTCCCCCTTCTAAGAGAGCTCGGGTAGACCCTTTATGCCAAGACTACCACACGCTCCTTGAGGCATATAACCGTCAGTTGGCAGATTCTTCACAGCCTAAATACAAGGATGCCAGCACGACAACTGCTGTTACATCTAAGGATGTTAGCACGCGTACTGATCTGTACTTCCATACACGAAACATTGGGACAAGGACCAACCCATACCAGGGGATGAGATCTAAGAAAACATTCACTGATCCCAAATGTTGTAAAAAGAATGCATATACATCTACCAGTCATGTTTGGCTTATTCCACCTTTAGAACGTTATGTCAAGATGATGGACGCCGCTACATGTACTGAGCCTGAGTTCCGTAGTCCTTCTGTGGCAGAACCATGGAAAATAAGACATGATCACATGTATCCTACTGATGATTTGCGATCCAAAAAGGACTCGAAAAGTCAAGACTCCAGCGACGAGTCAAACAAAGATTCTCATATCCCTTTGAAAGATAAGGAGAATGCAGATCGACTAGTAAGTGAGCGGAAGTTTTTAGTTTTTGAATCTTGCCTGGATGAGCTCTTGCAACATTTAAAATGCTCCTATGAAGATGGATGCAGGGCGACCATTTCTGGGATTGAAAAGCATATCGATGGGACCATGTTGACCGTGGTGGGGCACTGTTCTAAAGGGCATGTTAGCTGTCTGTGGCATAGCCAACCTGTTAAGGGGAGCACAGGCATTGGGGACTTGATATGTTCCTCTGCTGTTCTCTTCAGTGGTAGCAGCTTCCTGAAAGTTCATGAAATGTTCACCTTCATAGGCCTTCCTTTCATCTCACCAGTCAGATATTCTGTTTTACAAAGAAAGTATATATTTCCACTCCTTGATTGTCATTGGAAtaaagaacaggagagaaatcaGTTCTATTTTTCCCATCATCCACTTAGTCTGGTAGGTGATGGACAGTTTGGTTATTTTGGTAAGAacagtatatactgcacataTACTTTGCTGGAGTCCACTACCAAAAGAATCCTTGCCTTCCATATAGGACAGACAACCTGCCCGACTTCAGCAGTGGCTTTGGAGAAATATGCATATAAGACCTGTTTGGATAGTCTTCTCGAGGAAGGGTTCTCCATTGAGGCAGTCTGTACAGATAAACGCATTGCTCTACAAAAACTTATGTACGATTCCTACGGTGACATCTCTTATAAATATGACTTAAGGAAATATTGCAAGGCATTCCGTAAGAAATTAATGGCAGCCAGTCACAAAAGCGGTTGTGCCAAAATTGCGGAATGGATTCCTGATCTTACAAGTCATCTGCGATACTGTATATGTTCAAGCCGAGGTCAAAAGCAGTTGATTTATGAAAAATGGCTGTCACGTCTTTACCATATAACAGGACAGCATAGTTGGCCTGACCTCAAACAGTTTAATGCTTGTGCCCATCCTCAGCTAACaacagaaaaaaatgataaagtTCCTTGGTTATGTCCAAAAGACCCAGCTTACCAACACCTGAAGGAAATAATGACTGACAAGATGCTCCTCGAGGACTTAAACCATATAACAGTGCTTTGTCACCAGGGGCAAATGGACCTTTTCCATAGCCTATTCCTAAAATATGTTCCAGAGAGAACACGCTTCCAGCCCGATGCCTTGGAGGTTAGGACTAAATTGGCCACACTGGCATATAACTATAACACTCAGAGAGTGCACATGGCTGTTCGTTGTCGCATTCATGCAAGTTATAGTAGTGGCTTCAGGCATTATAACAAGATgtctttgaaaaaaagagaacattGGGTTAAAAGACATGTATATGGAGCTAAAGCATCAGCGCACATATTTCCTATGATTTCCGACGTGATCAGATTTTCTAACAAACAGATTTTCCATAGCTGGAGACCACATCAGATGTCCTCCTGCATGACATAG
- the LOC138788583 gene encoding uncharacterized protein isoform X1: MKVRVMSKCIVQLCTNTARKDLSSRGISMHEFPVDHQKIKHWLLLIGQNFGNLDAFANRILGARKTFRICSDHFSPDCYILMGNKLVLHDAAVPSIFPKIIDDSDLCIEDTSPPSKRARVDPLCQDYHTLLEAYNRQLADSSQPKYKDASTTTAVTSKDVSTRTDLYFHTRNIGTRTNPYQGMRSKKTFTDPKCCKKNAYTSTSHVWLIPPLERYVKMMDAATCTEPEFRSPSVAEPWKIRHDHMYPTDDLRSKKDSKSQDSSDESNKDSHIPLKDKENADRLVSERKFLVFESCLDELLQHLKCSYEDGCRATISGIEKHIDGTMLTVVGHCSKGHVSCLWHSQPVKGSTGIGDLICSSAVLFSGSSFLKVHEMFTFIGLPFISPVRYSVLQRKYIFPLLDCHWNKEQERNQFYFSHHPLSLVGDGQFGYFGKNSIYCTYTLLESTTKRILAFHIGQTTCPTSAVALEKYAYKTCLDSLLEEGFSIEAVCTDKRIALQKLMYDSYGDISYKYDLRKYCKAFRKKLMAASHKSGCAKIAEWIPDLTSHLRYCICSSRGQKQLIYEKWLSRLYHITGQHSWPDLKQFNACAHPQLTTEKNDKVPWLCPKDPAYQHLKEIMTDKMLLEDLNHITVLCHQGQMDLFHSLFLKYVPERTRFQPDALEVRTKLATLAYNYNTQRVHMAVRCRIHASYSSGFRHYNKMSLKKREHWVKRHVYGAKASAHIFPMISDVIRFSNKQIFHSWRPHQMSSCMT, from the coding sequence GTCCGAGTCATGTCGAAGTGTATTGTACAACTCTGCACAAATACAGCACGTAAGGATCTGTCATCCAGAGGGATTAGCATGCATGAATTTCCTGTTGACCATCAGAAGATCAAGCACTGGCTTCTGCTGATAGGACAGAATTTTGGAAACCTAGATGCATTTGCTAACAGAATACTCGGAGCAAGGAAAACATTTCGTATTTGTTCTGACCATTTCTCTCCAGACTGTTACATCCTCATGGGCAATAAACTGGTCCTCCATGATGCGGCTGTGCCATCCATCTTCCCTAAAATTATAGATGATTCAGATTTATGCATTGAAGACACATCTCCCCCTTCTAAGAGAGCTCGGGTAGACCCTTTATGCCAAGACTACCACACGCTCCTTGAGGCATATAACCGTCAGTTGGCAGATTCTTCACAGCCTAAATACAAGGATGCCAGCACGACAACTGCTGTTACATCTAAGGATGTTAGCACGCGTACTGATCTGTACTTCCATACACGAAACATTGGGACAAGGACCAACCCATACCAGGGGATGAGATCTAAGAAAACATTCACTGATCCCAAATGTTGTAAAAAGAATGCATATACATCTACCAGTCATGTTTGGCTTATTCCACCTTTAGAACGTTATGTCAAGATGATGGACGCCGCTACATGTACTGAGCCTGAGTTCCGTAGTCCTTCTGTGGCAGAACCATGGAAAATAAGACATGATCACATGTATCCTACTGATGATTTGCGATCCAAAAAGGACTCGAAAAGTCAAGACTCCAGCGACGAGTCAAACAAAGATTCTCATATCCCTTTGAAAGATAAGGAGAATGCAGATCGACTAGTAAGTGAGCGGAAGTTTTTAGTTTTTGAATCTTGCCTGGATGAGCTCTTGCAACATTTAAAATGCTCCTATGAAGATGGATGCAGGGCGACCATTTCTGGGATTGAAAAGCATATCGATGGGACCATGTTGACCGTGGTGGGGCACTGTTCTAAAGGGCATGTTAGCTGTCTGTGGCATAGCCAACCTGTTAAGGGGAGCACAGGCATTGGGGACTTGATATGTTCCTCTGCTGTTCTCTTCAGTGGTAGCAGCTTCCTGAAAGTTCATGAAATGTTCACCTTCATAGGCCTTCCTTTCATCTCACCAGTCAGATATTCTGTTTTACAAAGAAAGTATATATTTCCACTCCTTGATTGTCATTGGAAtaaagaacaggagagaaatcaGTTCTATTTTTCCCATCATCCACTTAGTCTGGTAGGTGATGGACAGTTTGGTTATTTTGGTAAGAacagtatatactgcacataTACTTTGCTGGAGTCCACTACCAAAAGAATCCTTGCCTTCCATATAGGACAGACAACCTGCCCGACTTCAGCAGTGGCTTTGGAGAAATATGCATATAAGACCTGTTTGGATAGTCTTCTCGAGGAAGGGTTCTCCATTGAGGCAGTCTGTACAGATAAACGCATTGCTCTACAAAAACTTATGTACGATTCCTACGGTGACATCTCTTATAAATATGACTTAAGGAAATATTGCAAGGCATTCCGTAAGAAATTAATGGCAGCCAGTCACAAAAGCGGTTGTGCCAAAATTGCGGAATGGATTCCTGATCTTACAAGTCATCTGCGATACTGTATATGTTCAAGCCGAGGTCAAAAGCAGTTGATTTATGAAAAATGGCTGTCACGTCTTTACCATATAACAGGACAGCATAGTTGGCCTGACCTCAAACAGTTTAATGCTTGTGCCCATCCTCAGCTAACaacagaaaaaaatgataaagtTCCTTGGTTATGTCCAAAAGACCCAGCTTACCAACACCTGAAGGAAATAATGACTGACAAGATGCTCCTCGAGGACTTAAACCATATAACAGTGCTTTGTCACCAGGGGCAAATGGACCTTTTCCATAGCCTATTCCTAAAATATGTTCCAGAGAGAACACGCTTCCAGCCCGATGCCTTGGAGGTTAGGACTAAATTGGCCACACTGGCATATAACTATAACACTCAGAGAGTGCACATGGCTGTTCGTTGTCGCATTCATGCAAGTTATAGTAGTGGCTTCAGGCATTATAACAAGATgtctttgaaaaaaagagaacattGGGTTAAAAGACATGTATATGGAGCTAAAGCATCAGCGCACATATTTCCTATGATTTCCGACGTGATCAGATTTTCTAACAAACAGATTTTCCATAGCTGGAGACCACATCAGATGTCCTCCTGCATGACATAG
- the LOC138788583 gene encoding uncharacterized protein isoform X2, translated as MRVRVMSKCIVQLCTNTARKDLSSRGISMHEFPVDHQKIKHWLLLIGQNFGNLDAFANRILGARKTFRICSDHFSPDCYILMGNKLVLHDAAVPSIFPKIIDDSDLCIEDTSPPSKRARVDPLCQDYHTLLEAYNRQLADSSQPKYKDASTTTAVTSKDVSTRTDLYFHTRNIGTRTNPYQGMRSKKTFTDPKCCKKNAYTSTSHVWLIPPLERYVKMMDAATCTEPEFRSPSVAEPWKIRHDHMYPTDDLRSKKDSKSQDSSDESNKDSHIPLKDKENADRLVSERKFLVFESCLDELLQHLKCSYEDGCRATISGIEKHIDGTMLTVVGHCSKGHVSCLWHSQPVKGSTGIGDLICSSAVLFSGSSFLKVHEMFTFIGLPFISPVRYSVLQRKYIFPLLDCHWNKEQERNQFYFSHHPLSLVGDGQFGYFGKNSIYCTYTLLESTTKRILAFHIGQTTCPTSAVALEKYAYKTCLDSLLEEGFSIEAVCTDKRIALQKLMYDSYGDISYKYDLRKYCKAFRKKLMAASHKSGCAKIAEWIPDLTSHLRYCICSSRGQKQLIYEKWLSRLYHITGQHSWPDLKQFNACAHPQLTTEKNDKVPWLCPKDPAYQHLKEIMTDKMLLEDLNHITVLCHQGQMDLFHSLFLKYVPERTRFQPDALEVRTKLATLAYNYNTQRVHMAVRCRIHASYSSGFRHYNKMSLKKREHWVKRHVYGAKASAHIFPMISDVIRFSNKQIFHSWRPHQMSSCMT; from the exons ATGAGG GTCCGAGTCATGTCGAAGTGTATTGTACAACTCTGCACAAATACAGCACGTAAGGATCTGTCATCCAGAGGGATTAGCATGCATGAATTTCCTGTTGACCATCAGAAGATCAAGCACTGGCTTCTGCTGATAGGACAGAATTTTGGAAACCTAGATGCATTTGCTAACAGAATACTCGGAGCAAGGAAAACATTTCGTATTTGTTCTGACCATTTCTCTCCAGACTGTTACATCCTCATGGGCAATAAACTGGTCCTCCATGATGCGGCTGTGCCATCCATCTTCCCTAAAATTATAGATGATTCAGATTTATGCATTGAAGACACATCTCCCCCTTCTAAGAGAGCTCGGGTAGACCCTTTATGCCAAGACTACCACACGCTCCTTGAGGCATATAACCGTCAGTTGGCAGATTCTTCACAGCCTAAATACAAGGATGCCAGCACGACAACTGCTGTTACATCTAAGGATGTTAGCACGCGTACTGATCTGTACTTCCATACACGAAACATTGGGACAAGGACCAACCCATACCAGGGGATGAGATCTAAGAAAACATTCACTGATCCCAAATGTTGTAAAAAGAATGCATATACATCTACCAGTCATGTTTGGCTTATTCCACCTTTAGAACGTTATGTCAAGATGATGGACGCCGCTACATGTACTGAGCCTGAGTTCCGTAGTCCTTCTGTGGCAGAACCATGGAAAATAAGACATGATCACATGTATCCTACTGATGATTTGCGATCCAAAAAGGACTCGAAAAGTCAAGACTCCAGCGACGAGTCAAACAAAGATTCTCATATCCCTTTGAAAGATAAGGAGAATGCAGATCGACTAGTAAGTGAGCGGAAGTTTTTAGTTTTTGAATCTTGCCTGGATGAGCTCTTGCAACATTTAAAATGCTCCTATGAAGATGGATGCAGGGCGACCATTTCTGGGATTGAAAAGCATATCGATGGGACCATGTTGACCGTGGTGGGGCACTGTTCTAAAGGGCATGTTAGCTGTCTGTGGCATAGCCAACCTGTTAAGGGGAGCACAGGCATTGGGGACTTGATATGTTCCTCTGCTGTTCTCTTCAGTGGTAGCAGCTTCCTGAAAGTTCATGAAATGTTCACCTTCATAGGCCTTCCTTTCATCTCACCAGTCAGATATTCTGTTTTACAAAGAAAGTATATATTTCCACTCCTTGATTGTCATTGGAAtaaagaacaggagagaaatcaGTTCTATTTTTCCCATCATCCACTTAGTCTGGTAGGTGATGGACAGTTTGGTTATTTTGGTAAGAacagtatatactgcacataTACTTTGCTGGAGTCCACTACCAAAAGAATCCTTGCCTTCCATATAGGACAGACAACCTGCCCGACTTCAGCAGTGGCTTTGGAGAAATATGCATATAAGACCTGTTTGGATAGTCTTCTCGAGGAAGGGTTCTCCATTGAGGCAGTCTGTACAGATAAACGCATTGCTCTACAAAAACTTATGTACGATTCCTACGGTGACATCTCTTATAAATATGACTTAAGGAAATATTGCAAGGCATTCCGTAAGAAATTAATGGCAGCCAGTCACAAAAGCGGTTGTGCCAAAATTGCGGAATGGATTCCTGATCTTACAAGTCATCTGCGATACTGTATATGTTCAAGCCGAGGTCAAAAGCAGTTGATTTATGAAAAATGGCTGTCACGTCTTTACCATATAACAGGACAGCATAGTTGGCCTGACCTCAAACAGTTTAATGCTTGTGCCCATCCTCAGCTAACaacagaaaaaaatgataaagtTCCTTGGTTATGTCCAAAAGACCCAGCTTACCAACACCTGAAGGAAATAATGACTGACAAGATGCTCCTCGAGGACTTAAACCATATAACAGTGCTTTGTCACCAGGGGCAAATGGACCTTTTCCATAGCCTATTCCTAAAATATGTTCCAGAGAGAACACGCTTCCAGCCCGATGCCTTGGAGGTTAGGACTAAATTGGCCACACTGGCATATAACTATAACACTCAGAGAGTGCACATGGCTGTTCGTTGTCGCATTCATGCAAGTTATAGTAGTGGCTTCAGGCATTATAACAAGATgtctttgaaaaaaagagaacattGGGTTAAAAGACATGTATATGGAGCTAAAGCATCAGCGCACATATTTCCTATGATTTCCGACGTGATCAGATTTTCTAACAAACAGATTTTCCATAGCTGGAGACCACATCAGATGTCCTCCTGCATGACATAG